Genomic segment of Thermodesulfobacteriota bacterium:
GAGATACGCCCGGCCCTCGTCTGTTTCGTTGCTATCGAAACGGGGTGCCCCGACGATGACATCGTTGTAGCCATCGCCGTTCACATCACCGGCCGTGGCCACTGACCAACCGAAATTCTCGTCGGCCTGATTCGACTCCGCGGTCCAGGCCGGACTCGCCGCAAGGCCTGTTGGCCCGCCCAGATAGAGATAGGCGCGGCCCCCGTAAGGCTCGCCGTTGTTGAAGTAGGGGGCGCCTATGACCACGTCGCTGTAGCCATCGCCGTTGACATCACCGGCCGTGGCCACTGAACCACCAAAATATGCGCCAGGCTGACCCCCTTCCACCGTCCAGGCCGGACTTACCGCGAGGCCTGTAGGCCCGCCCAGATAGAGACAGGCGCGGCCGGCGTCGGTCCCGCCGTTGTCGGAGCGGTGTAGCCCGACGATGACATCGCTGTAGCCGTCGCCGTTGACATCACCGGCCGTGGCCACTATCGCTCCCTGATTCGACCCTGCGGTCCAGGCCGGACTCGCCGCCAGGCCCGCGGGCCCGCCCAGATAGAGACATGCGCCGTCGCTCCCCCCGACGATGACATCGCTGTAGCTGTCGCCGTTGACATCACCGGCCGTGGCCACAGAAGCACCGAGGTACGCGCCAGGCTGCTTCCCTTCCGCGGTCCAGGCCGGATTCGTCAAAAACGGACCCAAGTAGACATGAACGCGGCCGGCTTCGGGCGCGTCGTTGTCAAAGGAGGGATCACTGACGATAACGTCGCTGTAGCCGTCGCCGTTCACGTCTCCGGCCGCGGCCACTGAAGAACCGAAGCTTGCACTCCCCTGGGGCGGCTCTGGTAACAACCCCCTCCCTCCACTCAAATGCGGGCCGTACCTGACATCGGCCCTGCCCTTGTAGTCCTCGTAGTAGCCCACGTAGCGGAACATCTCCGCCCCGATAACCACATCGCTGTAGCCGTCGCCGTCAACATCCCCGGCTGTGGCAACTGACCCACCGAACCTCGCATCATGCTGGTTCGACTCGTAGATCCAGCCCGGATTCGGTGCCAGGCCCATTGGCCCGCCCAGGTAGAGAAAGGCGCGTCCCTCGTCGGTCTGACCATTGTCGAACCCGAAGGCCCCGACTATGACATCGCTGAATCCGTCGCCGTTCACATCCCCGGCCGTGGCAACTGACCAACCGAACACCGCACCCGC
This window contains:
- a CDS encoding FG-GAP-like repeat-containing protein, producing the protein FGFDNGQTGEGRAFLYLGGSAGLAASPAWTAESNQAGAVFGWSVATAGDVNGDGFSDVIVGAFGFDNGQTDEGRAFLYLGGPMGLAPNPGWIYESNQHDARFGGSVATAGDVDGDGYSDVVIGAEMFRYVGYYEDYKGRADVRYGPHLSGGRGLLPEPPQGSASFGSSVAAAGDVNGDGYSDVIVSDPSFDNDAPEAGRVHVYLGPFLTNPAWTAEGKQPGAYLGASVATAGDVNGDSYSDVIVGGSDGACLYLGGPAGLAASPAWTAGSNQGAIVATAGDVNGDGYSDVIVGLHRSDNGGTDAGRACLYLGGPTGLAVSPAWTVEGGQPGAYFGGSVATAGDVNGDGYSDVVIGAPYFNNGEPYGGRAYLYLGGPTGLAASPAWTAESNQADENFGWSVATAGDVNGDGYNDVIVGAPRFDSNETDEGRAYLYLGGPTGLTTSPAWTAESNQADANFGWSVATAGDVNADGYSDVIVGAVSFDNGELDEGRAVVFFGNDGVGMDFVPRQLTADRSGPVASLGRPGAADSFSLEMLGKTPFGRGKVKLEWEVKPQGVLLDGAFTQKSATWVDTGTAGALLQQLVTGLAENILYHWRARLVYHPGSSPFLQHSRWLSPAANGLQEGDVRTGTNSDSDGDGLTDSLEIAAGTSPFDADTDNDGLSDGGEDTNHNGIRNPDETDPRTPETDGDGYTDGEEVRVGTDPLDPGSIPPPVPAMGPWALLAASLILGGLGVKGSKARGSCPS